The Helianthus annuus cultivar XRQ/B chromosome 16, HanXRQr2.0-SUNRISE, whole genome shotgun sequence genome includes a window with the following:
- the LOC118488225 gene encoding uncharacterized protein LOC118488225 codes for MAKKRPLKSTIRETKIEQTTTKTASTMDSESSKRSTRSQKHKETKPDDDFEELYNPKPLQIVQPGEPIPTFDNEPLHPIPLKVVRPTKKEYYMSPKFWNEVAIWGQTIPIILLLVVNLQIP; via the exons ATGGCTAAGAAACGTCCCCTAAAATCGACAATAAGAGAGACGAAAATCgaacaaacaacaacaaaaacagcATCAACGATGGATTCAGAGA GTTCTAAGAGATCTACAAGAAGCCAGAAGCATAAAGAAACAAAACCTGATGACGATTTCGAAG AGCTGTACAATCCCAAACCACTACAAATTGTACAACCAGGAGAACCAATCCCTACTTTTGATAATGAACCTTTGCATCCCATTCCACTAAAAGTTGTAAGACCAACAAAAAAGGAATATTATATGAGTCCGAAATTTTGGAATGAAGTAGCAATCTGGGGCCAAACTATACCAATCATCCTACTTCTGGTGGTGAACCTTCAGATCCCATAA